In Halorussus limi, a genomic segment contains:
- a CDS encoding ATP-binding response regulator produces MEIPGEAVRVLYVADRQRTGDFAEYLGREDAVTVARADDAAAGLDRLESETFGCVVGDANGGLDLLDAVRERWPDIPYVFVAGEGDDDASEALARGATDYLERRADRDQSALLVVRVENAVVRRAASGPDGSLVTRETADDYARIATELRENETYLRKLYRTASNTELSYEQKRRRLLELGRERLDVDVGFVSQVEGDTFEIVDAVGSHELLQPGETAPLGETYCRKTVEGEGLLSVEDAESEGWSDDPAYETYGLGCYVGAKIFVNGDLYGTLCFADRDPRDRAFSENEKIYVELISQWLGYEYEQMADENALREQNRRLDEFASVVSHDLRNPLNVARIYLEMARESGCEEDFEQVEDAHDRMEQLIQNLLTLARQGDALHDVTDHDLSAVTAEAWQSVEADAAVCRAEDDVTVEADRERLQQLLENLFRNAIEHGGQAVTVRVGALDGGDGFYVADDGPGVPENRRESVFEHGYSTDDGGTGLGLAIVRRIAEAHDWTVSVAESETGGARFEVRF; encoded by the coding sequence ATGGAGATACCCGGGGAGGCCGTGCGCGTACTCTACGTCGCCGACAGACAGCGGACCGGTGACTTCGCCGAGTACCTCGGAAGAGAGGACGCCGTCACCGTGGCGCGCGCGGACGACGCGGCGGCCGGCCTCGACCGCTTGGAATCGGAGACGTTCGGCTGTGTCGTCGGCGACGCGAACGGCGGACTCGACCTGCTCGACGCCGTGCGAGAGCGGTGGCCCGACATCCCGTACGTGTTCGTCGCGGGCGAAGGGGACGACGACGCCAGCGAGGCGCTCGCGCGCGGCGCGACCGACTACCTCGAACGACGGGCCGACCGCGACCAGTCGGCCCTGCTGGTCGTCCGGGTCGAAAACGCCGTGGTGCGCCGGGCCGCCAGCGGTCCGGACGGGTCGCTCGTCACCCGAGAGACGGCCGACGACTACGCCCGCATCGCGACCGAACTCCGCGAGAACGAGACCTACCTGCGGAAACTCTACCGGACGGCGTCGAACACCGAACTCTCATACGAACAGAAGCGTCGCCGACTCCTCGAACTCGGCCGAGAGCGCCTCGACGTGGACGTGGGGTTCGTCTCGCAGGTGGAAGGCGACACGTTCGAAATCGTGGACGCGGTCGGGTCCCACGAACTGCTCCAACCCGGCGAGACCGCGCCGCTGGGCGAGACCTACTGCCGGAAGACGGTCGAGGGCGAGGGACTGCTGAGCGTCGAGGACGCCGAGTCGGAAGGCTGGTCCGACGACCCCGCCTACGAGACGTACGGTCTCGGCTGTTACGTCGGTGCGAAGATATTCGTAAACGGCGACCTCTACGGCACGCTCTGTTTCGCCGACCGGGACCCCCGCGACAGGGCGTTCTCCGAGAACGAGAAGATATACGTCGAACTCATCTCCCAGTGGTTGGGCTACGAGTACGAGCAGATGGCCGACGAGAACGCGCTCCGCGAGCAGAACCGCCGCCTCGACGAGTTCGCCAGCGTGGTCAGCCACGACTTGCGCAATCCGCTGAACGTCGCCAGAATCTACCTCGAGATGGCCCGAGAGAGCGGTTGCGAGGAGGACTTCGAGCAGGTCGAGGACGCCCACGACCGGATGGAGCAGTTGATTCAGAACCTGCTCACGCTGGCCCGACAGGGCGACGCGCTACACGACGTGACCGACCACGACCTGTCGGCAGTTACGGCCGAGGCGTGGCAGAGCGTCGAGGCCGACGCCGCCGTCTGTCGAGCGGAGGACGACGTGACCGTCGAGGCCGACCGCGAGCGTCTCCAGCAACTGCTGGAGAACCTCTTTCGCAACGCGATAGAACACGGCGGCCAAGCGGTGACGGTTCGGGTCGGTGCGCTCGACGGCGGCGACGGGTTCTACGTCGCCGACGACGGCCCGGGCGTCCCCGAGAACCGGCGTGAATCGGTGTTCGAACACGGCTACTCGACGGACGACGGCGGGACCGGACTGGGACTCGCAATCGTTCGGCGCATCGCGGAGGCCCACGACTGGACCGTCTCGGTCGCCGAGAGCGAGACGGGCGGCGCGCGCTTCGAGGTTAGATTCTGA
- a CDS encoding 2'-5' RNA ligase family protein → MYSLNVPVPGEVERLAEDLRPALLDFDTIRERHTLLCKRLGDAPPGGVARLREQVRTALAGAPAFEARVTGIDCFEHPPLGEGPVVYLAVESPGLRRVHDRLLDEFSAVEEFEGDDYVPHVTLARGGGVASEQAARRLAERDVESVTWTVNRLALWDATYEEEVAAFSLPA, encoded by the coding sequence GTGTACAGCCTCAACGTCCCGGTTCCCGGCGAAGTCGAGCGGCTCGCCGAGGACCTCCGGCCCGCCCTGCTCGACTTCGACACCATCCGGGAGCGCCACACCCTCCTCTGCAAGCGTCTCGGCGACGCGCCGCCGGGTGGAGTCGCGCGCCTGCGCGAGCAGGTCCGGACGGCGCTGGCGGGCGCACCGGCATTCGAGGCCCGCGTCACCGGCATCGACTGCTTCGAGCACCCGCCGCTCGGCGAGGGACCGGTGGTCTACCTCGCCGTCGAGAGTCCGGGCCTCCGTCGGGTCCACGACCGTCTGCTCGACGAGTTCTCGGCCGTCGAGGAGTTCGAGGGCGACGATTACGTTCCGCACGTCACGCTCGCGCGGGGCGGCGGTGTGGCGTCCGAGCAGGCGGCCCGCCGACTCGCCGAACGCGACGTCGAATCGGTGACGTGGACCGTGAACCGACTCGCGCTCTGGGACGCGACCTACGAGGAGGAAGTCGCCGCGTTCTCGCTGCCTGCCTGA
- the lysW gene encoding lysine biosynthesis protein LysW, which yields MTECVECGADVTLHDNAEVGEILDCTTCGAELELVERNPPVLDRAPELEEDWGE from the coding sequence ATGACCGAATGCGTCGAATGCGGGGCGGACGTGACCCTGCACGACAACGCCGAAGTGGGAGAGATACTCGACTGCACGACCTGCGGCGCGGAACTGGAACTCGTCGAACGAAACCCGCCAGTCCTCGACCGAGCCCCGGAGCTCGAAGAGGACTGGGGGGAGTAA
- the argH gene encoding argininosuccinate lyase: MTEESGSAGSEERRSSNDASDVVRRDRFSGGPARGFLSSMADDERIFAADLAVDRAHVVMLAEQGVVSEDEATAILSALDEVESAGFDALPDGEDVHAAIETAVVGRAGDVGGKMHTARSRNDEVATCIRYRLREDVLDAVEATLGLRKSLAEVAEGHAETVMPGYTHLQPAQPTTVGHYLLSYEQAVARDTARLFDAYARVNRSPLGSAAFAGTPFDVDRERTAELLGFDELVANSMDAVSTRDFLVEVVAALANLATTVSGLAEDLVVFSNKGLVELSDDYSSTSSIMPQKKNPDTLELVRATAGDAAAGLNGLLTTLKGLPRAYNRDLQNATPHAWETVDAVSEAVAVAAGAAATAEWDEAALAEAAGEGFSTATGVADLLAMAGVPFRKAHEMVAESSEKVSKRNENVAESNVKASYLDALDAAAEEILDDSLAAYVEREAVEAALDPAESVASRDSTGGPAPESVAAGLTAAEETVAADEAALADARESLTAADERLRTEVSRYA, from the coding sequence ATGACCGAGGAGAGCGGCTCCGCGGGTAGCGAGGAACGTCGTTCCTCCAACGACGCGTCCGACGTGGTGCGCCGCGACCGCTTCAGCGGCGGCCCCGCCCGCGGGTTCCTCTCCTCGATGGCCGACGACGAGCGCATCTTCGCGGCCGACCTCGCGGTGGACCGCGCCCACGTCGTGATGCTGGCCGAGCAAGGCGTGGTGAGCGAGGACGAGGCCACCGCAATCCTCTCGGCGCTCGACGAGGTCGAGTCGGCGGGATTCGACGCGCTCCCCGACGGCGAGGACGTTCACGCCGCCATCGAAACGGCCGTCGTCGGCCGCGCGGGCGACGTCGGCGGGAAGATGCACACCGCCCGGTCGCGCAACGACGAGGTGGCGACCTGTATCCGCTACCGCCTGCGCGAGGACGTGCTGGACGCCGTCGAGGCGACGCTCGGCCTCCGGAAGTCGCTGGCGGAAGTCGCCGAGGGGCACGCCGAGACCGTGATGCCCGGCTACACCCACCTCCAGCCCGCACAGCCGACCACCGTCGGCCACTACCTGCTCTCCTACGAGCAGGCGGTCGCGCGCGACACGGCGCGCCTGTTCGACGCCTACGCTCGCGTGAACCGCTCGCCGCTCGGTTCCGCCGCGTTCGCGGGCACGCCCTTCGACGTGGACCGCGAGCGCACCGCCGAGTTGCTCGGCTTCGACGAACTGGTCGCCAACTCGATGGACGCGGTCTCGACCCGCGACTTCCTCGTGGAGGTCGTCGCCGCGCTCGCGAATCTGGCGACCACGGTGTCGGGCCTCGCCGAGGACCTCGTGGTGTTCTCGAACAAGGGCCTCGTAGAACTGTCCGACGACTACTCCTCGACCTCCTCCATCATGCCCCAGAAGAAGAACCCCGACACGCTCGAACTCGTGCGGGCGACCGCGGGGGACGCCGCGGCGGGGCTGAACGGCCTGCTCACGACGCTGAAGGGCCTGCCCCGCGCGTACAACCGCGACCTCCAGAACGCCACGCCCCACGCGTGGGAGACCGTCGACGCCGTTTCGGAGGCGGTCGCGGTCGCCGCCGGGGCCGCGGCGACCGCGGAGTGGGACGAGGCGGCGCTGGCCGAGGCGGCCGGTGAGGGCTTCTCGACGGCCACCGGCGTCGCCGACCTCCTGGCGATGGCCGGAGTCCCCTTCCGGAAGGCCCACGAGATGGTCGCCGAGAGCAGTGAAAAGGTGTCCAAGAGAAACGAAAATGTTGCTGAAAGCAACGTCAAGGCGTCTTATTTGGACGCGCTCGACGCCGCGGCCGAGGAGATTCTGGACGACTCGCTGGCGGCCTACGTCGAACGCGAGGCGGTCGAGGCCGCGCTCGACCCCGCCGAGAGCGTCGCGTCGCGCGACTCGACCGGCGGTCCCGCGCCCGAGTCGGTCGCCGCGGGCCTGACAGCGGCCGAGGAGACCGTCGCGGCCGACGAGGCGGCGCTGGCCGACGCCCGCGAGTCGCTGACGGCCGCCGACGAGAGACTCCGCACGGAGGTGAGCCGATATGCCTGA
- a CDS encoding ArsR/SmtB family transcription factor, which translates to MADLLPSTSDATAPQSAEPRVIGVDSDDADDLLGALSSDTARELLAALHEDPATPSDLAETIDTSLQNAQYHLGKLEGADVIQVVDTVYSEKGREMKVYAPADQPLVVFAGNEEKTTGLKSALSRLLGAVGALGLLSVAVQQVYGDGVGGLFGFSTSGGDAMSETGGGGGMSVQSTDAAGQAADAAAGTLPPGLVFFAGGALVLALGFAWWYYANSGE; encoded by the coding sequence ATGGCTGACCTCCTCCCCTCCACGTCCGACGCGACGGCCCCCCAGTCCGCCGAACCGCGGGTCATCGGCGTCGACAGCGACGACGCCGACGACCTGCTCGGGGCGCTCTCGTCGGACACGGCCCGCGAACTGCTGGCGGCGCTCCACGAGGACCCCGCGACGCCCTCCGACCTCGCCGAGACCATCGACACCTCGCTCCAGAACGCCCAGTACCACCTCGGCAAACTGGAGGGCGCGGACGTGATTCAGGTCGTCGACACCGTCTACTCCGAGAAGGGCCGCGAGATGAAGGTGTACGCGCCCGCCGACCAACCGCTCGTCGTCTTCGCGGGCAACGAGGAGAAGACGACCGGGCTAAAGTCCGCGCTCTCGCGGTTGCTCGGCGCGGTCGGTGCGCTCGGCCTCCTGAGCGTCGCGGTTCAGCAGGTATACGGCGACGGCGTGGGCGGCCTGTTCGGGTTCTCCACCAGCGGCGGCGACGCGATGTCCGAGACGGGCGGCGGTGGCGGGATGTCGGTCCAGTCCACCGACGCCGCCGGACAGGCCGCCGACGCCGCGGCCGGCACGCTCCCGCCGGGTCTTGTCTTCTTCGCGGGGGGCGCGCTGGTCCTCGCGCTCGGGTTCGCGTGGTGGTACTACGCGAACAGCGGCGAGTGA
- a CDS encoding ATP-dependent DNA helicase, which yields MAETNGYMRFFPYEEPYDNQREAMDRIYNAFSRGQDVLFEGACGTGKTLSSLVPALEYAREEDKTVVITTNVHQQMRQFVADARAITAEEPIRAVVFRGKGSMCHIDVGFEECQVLRDNTYEVVDAESDLAELEQRQEELLEASQDGDERAAEARSAVMDELEQVQERVEGLEEQNTCEYYYNNLVGDNDEFYSWLYDDVRTPDDIYEFAEEQTLCGYELLKDGMEGVDLVVCNYHHLLDPMIREQFFRWLDRDPEDVITIFDEAHNVEDTAREHATRTLTENTLDSALDELQDSDDARSEPAYNVVSAFRAALEETYEDAFGFGDREQVGDDWEDVSITNESKRDDLTLNFLQQYTGKGIDTELQLAVHLGRELDEEYEEAYKNGESTTRQECQTLQAATFIQSFMDESAELGQYPVVSVRRDEATEEVYGRAELYTCIPREVTEDLFGEVYATVLMSATLRPFDVSAAVLGLDDPVEIAYGLQFPEENRRTFAVETPALFSSERDDPDTQEAIAGVLRDSVEFTAGNTLLFFPSYAEAERYYDRLSREFGGGETSETTLYMDEPGTSVEDLRQRFVADDDAALFTSLWGTLAEGVSFDGDEARTVVVVGVPYPHLNDRMEAVQEAYDRTFADRSGRDSGWEYAVEIPTIRKTRQALGRVIRSPDDFGVRVLVDKRYTEAGRREMGKYSVRETFPPEERAEMLDVQAEKLKFAMLNFYSDKQAWTGDPPTP from the coding sequence GTGGCAGAGACGAACGGGTACATGCGCTTTTTCCCCTACGAAGAGCCGTACGACAACCAGCGGGAGGCGATGGACCGAATCTACAACGCCTTCTCCCGCGGGCAGGACGTGCTGTTCGAGGGGGCCTGCGGGACCGGCAAGACGCTGTCGTCGCTCGTGCCCGCACTGGAGTACGCCCGCGAAGAGGACAAGACGGTGGTCATCACGACCAACGTCCACCAGCAAATGCGCCAGTTCGTGGCGGACGCGCGGGCGATTACGGCCGAGGAGCCGATTCGCGCCGTCGTCTTCCGGGGGAAGGGGTCGATGTGTCACATCGACGTGGGCTTCGAGGAGTGTCAGGTCCTCCGGGACAACACCTACGAGGTCGTAGACGCCGAGAGCGACCTCGCTGAGTTAGAGCAGCGACAGGAGGAACTGCTCGAAGCGAGCCAAGACGGCGACGAGCGCGCCGCCGAGGCCCGGAGCGCGGTCATGGACGAGTTAGAGCAGGTCCAAGAGCGCGTCGAGGGCTTGGAGGAGCAGAACACCTGCGAGTACTACTACAACAACCTCGTGGGCGACAACGACGAGTTCTACTCGTGGCTCTACGACGACGTGCGGACGCCCGACGACATCTACGAGTTCGCCGAGGAGCAGACGCTCTGTGGCTACGAACTCCTGAAGGACGGGATGGAGGGCGTGGACTTGGTGGTCTGTAACTACCACCACCTGCTCGACCCGATGATACGCGAGCAGTTCTTCCGGTGGCTAGACAGAGACCCCGAGGACGTCATCACCATCTTCGACGAGGCCCACAACGTCGAGGACACCGCTCGCGAACACGCGACCCGGACGCTGACCGAGAACACCCTCGACTCGGCGCTCGACGAGTTGCAGGACTCCGACGACGCCCGGAGCGAACCAGCCTACAACGTCGTCTCGGCGTTCCGGGCGGCGCTCGAAGAGACCTACGAGGACGCGTTCGGGTTCGGGGACCGCGAGCAGGTCGGCGACGACTGGGAGGACGTGTCCATCACCAACGAGAGCAAGCGCGACGACCTGACGCTCAACTTCCTCCAGCAGTACACCGGGAAGGGAATCGATACGGAACTCCAACTCGCGGTCCACCTCGGCCGGGAACTCGACGAGGAGTACGAGGAGGCCTACAAGAACGGCGAGTCCACGACGCGACAGGAGTGTCAGACGCTCCAAGCCGCGACGTTCATCCAGTCGTTCATGGACGAGAGCGCGGAGTTGGGCCAGTACCCCGTGGTCTCGGTCCGGCGCGACGAGGCGACCGAGGAGGTGTACGGCCGGGCGGAACTCTACACCTGCATCCCGCGGGAGGTCACGGAAGACCTGTTCGGCGAGGTGTACGCCACGGTGCTGATGAGCGCGACCCTCCGGCCGTTCGACGTGAGCGCGGCCGTGCTTGGACTGGACGACCCCGTGGAAATCGCCTACGGGTTGCAGTTCCCCGAGGAGAACCGCCGGACGTTCGCGGTGGAGACGCCCGCGCTCTTCTCCAGCGAGCGCGACGACCCCGACACGCAGGAGGCCATCGCGGGCGTCCTCCGCGATTCGGTGGAGTTCACCGCGGGCAACACTCTGCTCTTCTTCCCGAGTTACGCCGAGGCCGAACGCTACTACGACCGCCTCTCGCGGGAGTTCGGCGGTGGCGAAACCTCGGAGACGACGCTCTACATGGACGAACCCGGCACTTCGGTCGAGGACCTCCGCCAGCGGTTCGTCGCCGACGACGACGCCGCGCTGTTCACCTCGCTGTGGGGGACGCTCGCCGAGGGTGTCAGTTTCGACGGCGACGAGGCCCGGACGGTGGTCGTGGTCGGCGTTCCCTACCCGCACCTGAACGACCGGATGGAGGCGGTCCAAGAAGCGTACGACCGGACGTTCGCCGACCGCTCGGGCCGGGACTCGGGGTGGGAGTACGCCGTCGAGATTCCGACGATTCGGAAGACTCGGCAGGCGCTCGGCCGGGTGATTCGGTCGCCCGACGACTTCGGCGTCCGCGTGCTGGTGGACAAGCGCTACACCGAGGCCGGTCGCCGGGAGATGGGCAAGTACAGCGTCCGCGAGACGTTCCCGCCCGAGGAGCGCGCCGAGATGCTGGACGTGCAGGCCGAGAAGTTGAAGTTCGCGATGCTGAACTTCTACAGCGACAAGCAGGCGTGGACCGGCGACCCGCCGACGCCGTGA
- a CDS encoding cation diffusion facilitator family transporter, translated as MAESKSVVIAALIANGAIAVLKFLGFLLTGSAAMLSETYHSISDTGNQVFLLIGIRYSNKKASREHPFGYGKAQFFYSFLVSVLLFGIAGWESAKHGYDAIMHPHVPEQGAATLLGYTFPGVWVNYGVLIAAILFEGWALKKAYAGMKKDIEQHNWSGLAEAFKKTTNVTTLTAFTEDTIALAGAGIALIGIYLSRITGNPIYDAVSALLIGIMLMGFAVALAWENKRLLLGESLPESEEEQLRSVIEGWDGVVNIVDFRTVVFGPEDAILTADIAFEKGIATAEMDQKITDLEDALMEQNGSVSKVYIEPETRWRSRKETAG; from the coding sequence ATGGCCGAAAGCAAATCCGTCGTTATCGCCGCGCTCATCGCCAACGGGGCGATAGCAGTGCTGAAGTTCCTCGGCTTCCTGCTGACCGGAAGCGCCGCGATGCTCTCGGAGACGTACCACTCCATCTCTGACACCGGCAATCAGGTGTTCCTGCTCATCGGTATCCGGTACAGCAACAAGAAGGCGAGTCGCGAACACCCGTTCGGGTACGGGAAGGCCCAGTTCTTCTACAGCTTTCTGGTGAGCGTCCTCCTGTTCGGCATCGCCGGGTGGGAGTCGGCAAAGCACGGTTACGACGCCATCATGCACCCCCACGTCCCCGAACAGGGAGCGGCCACGCTACTCGGTTACACGTTCCCCGGCGTCTGGGTCAACTACGGCGTGCTCATCGCGGCGATTCTGTTCGAGGGGTGGGCGCTGAAGAAGGCGTACGCCGGCATGAAGAAGGACATTGAGCAGCACAACTGGAGCGGACTGGCGGAAGCGTTCAAGAAGACCACCAACGTGACGACGCTGACCGCGTTCACCGAGGACACCATCGCGCTGGCCGGCGCGGGCATCGCGCTGATTGGAATCTACCTCTCCAGAATCACCGGGAACCCGATTTACGACGCGGTGTCGGCGCTGCTCATCGGTATCATGCTGATGGGGTTCGCGGTGGCGCTCGCGTGGGAGAACAAGCGACTCCTGCTCGGCGAGAGTCTGCCGGAGTCCGAGGAGGAGCAACTCCGGAGCGTCATCGAGGGATGGGACGGCGTGGTGAACATCGTGGACTTCCGGACCGTGGTCTTCGGGCCGGAGGACGCGATTCTCACCGCCGACATCGCCTTCGAGAAGGGCATCGCCACGGCCGAGATGGACCAGAAGATTACCGACTTGGAGGACGCGCTGATGGAGCAGAACGGGAGCGTGTCGAAGGTGTACATCGAACCTGAGACGCGATGGCGGAGCAGGAAGGAGACGGCGGGATAG
- a CDS encoding argininosuccinate synthase, producing MTEQSKVALAFSGGLDTTVCVPLLEEEYEHDEVIGVTVDVGQPAEEFDEAEETAEALDLEHYVVDAKDAFADQCLDAVKANATYQGYPLGTALARPVIAEAILEVAEENDCDAIAHGCTGKGNDQLRFEAVWRESDLEVIAPVRELGLTREWEMEYADEKDLPVEGGNEGDWSIDTNLWSRSAEGADLEDPGYVPPEDIYEWTDTPGQKNVETVEITFEEGKPVAVDGEEMPAVQLIEYLNDLAGSHGVGRTDMMEDRMLGLKVRENYEHPAATTLLNAHEALEGLVLTEEERAFKKQVDQQWAEKAYEGLLSAPLVDALDGFVDTTQEKVTGTVTVKFEGGQARPVGRESDYAVYSESAASFNTESVDGIAQSDATGVAKYHGFQSRLANEVAANAEAKKAELLTDGSGDGTEETEEQ from the coding sequence ATGACAGAACAATCGAAAGTCGCGCTCGCCTTCTCGGGCGGACTCGACACCACCGTCTGCGTCCCGCTGCTCGAAGAGGAGTACGAACACGACGAAGTAATCGGCGTCACGGTAGACGTCGGCCAACCCGCCGAGGAGTTCGACGAGGCCGAAGAGACCGCGGAAGCGCTCGACCTCGAACACTACGTCGTGGACGCGAAGGACGCGTTCGCCGACCAGTGTCTCGACGCCGTGAAGGCCAACGCGACGTATCAGGGCTACCCGCTGGGCACCGCGCTCGCGCGCCCCGTCATCGCCGAGGCCATCCTCGAAGTCGCCGAGGAGAACGACTGCGACGCCATCGCTCACGGCTGTACCGGCAAGGGCAACGACCAACTTCGCTTCGAGGCGGTCTGGCGCGAGTCGGATTTGGAGGTCATCGCGCCCGTCCGCGAACTCGGCCTGACCCGCGAGTGGGAGATGGAGTACGCCGACGAGAAGGACCTGCCCGTCGAGGGCGGCAACGAGGGCGACTGGAGCATCGACACCAACCTCTGGAGTCGCTCGGCCGAGGGCGCGGACCTCGAAGACCCCGGCTACGTTCCGCCGGAGGACATCTACGAGTGGACCGACACGCCCGGTCAGAAGAACGTCGAGACCGTCGAAATCACCTTCGAAGAGGGCAAGCCGGTCGCCGTCGACGGCGAGGAGATGCCCGCAGTTCAACTCATCGAGTACCTCAACGACCTCGCCGGGAGCCACGGCGTCGGCCGCACCGACATGATGGAAGACCGCATGCTCGGCCTGAAGGTCCGCGAGAACTACGAGCATCCCGCCGCGACGACCCTGCTCAACGCCCACGAGGCGCTCGAAGGACTCGTCCTCACCGAGGAGGAGCGCGCCTTCAAGAAGCAGGTCGACCAGCAGTGGGCAGAGAAAGCCTACGAGGGCCTGCTGTCCGCGCCGCTCGTGGACGCCCTCGACGGATTCGTGGACACCACCCAGGAGAAGGTCACGGGCACCGTCACCGTGAAGTTCGAGGGCGGACAGGCCCGCCCGGTCGGCCGCGAGAGCGACTACGCGGTCTACTCCGAGTCGGCCGCCTCGTTCAACACCGAGTCGGTGGACGGCATCGCCCAGAGCGACGCGACCGGCGTGGCGAAGTACCACGGCTTCCAGTCCAGACTCGCAAACGAGGTCGCCGCGAACGCCGAGGCCAAGAAGGCCGAACTGCTGACCGACGGTTCCGGCGATGGGACCGAGGAGACGGAGGAGCAGTAG
- a CDS encoding metallophosphoesterase gives MITVLSDTHSRSGHELEGRAKRAVEESDAVVHAGDFVNAAALDAFESVADRLYAVYGNNATPEVRDRLPPERTFEVEGVRFVLTHGDDRSATGLSLLGRQQAADAVVFGHSHRHAATDADDVLLLNPGSHADPRGGVPTHAELRRPTESGVEKGETRGGDGGTDARLVGEIRHRDGSVVERFEIE, from the coding sequence ATGATTACCGTCCTCTCGGACACCCACAGTCGGTCGGGCCACGAACTCGAAGGCCGCGCGAAGCGGGCAGTCGAGGAGAGCGACGCGGTCGTTCACGCCGGGGACTTCGTGAACGCGGCCGCGCTGGACGCCTTCGAGTCGGTCGCAGACCGTCTCTACGCCGTCTACGGCAACAACGCCACGCCCGAAGTCCGCGACCGACTCCCGCCCGAGCGCACCTTCGAAGTCGAAGGCGTGAGGTTCGTCCTGACCCACGGTGACGACCGGAGCGCGACCGGTCTCTCGCTTCTGGGCCGCCAGCAGGCCGCCGACGCGGTGGTGTTCGGCCACTCCCACCGCCACGCGGCCACCGACGCCGACGACGTCCTCCTGCTGAATCCCGGCAGTCACGCCGACCCCCGCGGCGGCGTCCCGACGCACGCGGAACTCCGGCGACCGACGGAGAGCGGCGTCGAGAAGGGAGAAACGCGCGGTGGCGACGGGGGGACCGACGCCCGACTCGTCGGCGAGATTCGCCACCGGGACGGGTCGGTCGTGGAGCGGTTCGAAATAGAGTGA
- a CDS encoding DUF7859 family protein yields the protein MDLSFIFNNPLVVGFLAILLGFVLFMYLFVRRTITGFREGVQNGRR from the coding sequence ATGGACCTCAGTTTCATCTTTAATAATCCACTCGTCGTCGGCTTCCTGGCGATCCTGCTCGGGTTCGTCCTCTTCATGTACCTGTTCGTTCGACGAACCATCACGGGATTCCGCGAGGGCGTCCAGAACGGCCGCCGATAG
- a CDS encoding threonine aldolase family protein: protein MLDLRSDTVTKPDDAMREASRDAEVGDDVYGEDPTVNRLEDEAADLVGMEDALYVPSGTMGNQVAVRTHTERGQEVLTERESHVVKWELGGMAQLSTLQVRTLDGGERGVPTPEQVREGHVEEDLHRPGTGLLTLENTHNSKGGVAIAPERIDAAAEAAHDLGIPVHLDGARVCNAAVAHDVPVERMTERVDSVMFCLSKGLGAPVGSILAGSEEFVARARRNRKLFGGGMRQAGIIAGPGRLALDNVERLADDHENARVLAEELAGVEGLSVQDPETNIVLVNTEGTGREADEFLDACAEAGVQGTQFDTHVARFCTHWDVNREDVEQAAEYASEAVERLD, encoded by the coding sequence ATGTTAGACCTGCGGAGCGACACCGTGACGAAACCCGACGACGCGATGCGCGAGGCGTCGCGCGACGCCGAGGTGGGCGACGACGTGTACGGCGAGGACCCGACGGTCAACCGCTTGGAGGACGAGGCCGCCGACCTCGTCGGCATGGAGGACGCCCTCTACGTCCCGAGCGGGACGATGGGCAATCAGGTCGCGGTCCGAACCCACACCGAGCGCGGCCAAGAGGTGCTGACCGAGCGCGAGAGCCACGTCGTCAAGTGGGAACTCGGCGGGATGGCTCAGCTCTCGACCCTGCAGGTCCGGACCCTCGACGGCGGCGAACGCGGAGTCCCGACCCCCGAGCAGGTCCGCGAGGGCCACGTCGAGGAGGACCTCCACCGGCCCGGAACCGGCCTGCTGACGCTCGAAAACACGCACAACAGCAAGGGCGGGGTCGCCATCGCCCCCGAGCGAATCGACGCCGCGGCAGAGGCCGCCCACGACCTCGGGATTCCGGTCCACCTCGACGGCGCGCGGGTCTGTAACGCCGCCGTGGCCCACGACGTGCCCGTCGAGCGGATGACCGAGCGGGTCGATTCGGTGATGTTCTGTCTCTCGAAGGGACTCGGCGCGCCGGTCGGGTCGATACTGGCCGGGAGCGAGGAGTTCGTCGCCCGCGCGCGTCGCAACCGGAAACTGTTCGGCGGCGGGATGCGGCAGGCCGGGATTATCGCGGGGCCGGGCCGACTCGCGCTCGACAACGTCGAGCGACTCGCCGACGACCACGAGAACGCCCGAGTACTGGCCGAGGAGTTAGCGGGCGTCGAGGGCCTGTCGGTGCAGGACCCCGAGACGAACATCGTCCTCGTGAACACCGAGGGAACGGGCCGCGAGGCCGACGAGTTCCTCGACGCCTGCGCGGAGGCGGGCGTGCAGGGCACCCAGTTCGACACGCACGTCGCGCGCTTCTGCACGCACTGGGACGTGAACCGCGAGGACGTCGAGCAGGCGGCCGAGTACGCGAGCGAGGCGGTCGAGCGACTCGACTGA